Proteins encoded in a region of the Mucilaginibacter sabulilitoris genome:
- a CDS encoding DUF7674 family protein — translation MQFQVNRDEYYPRLINRLRSFVPGFQTIFDEEDGVYLILADFYQYMMSNIDNKHIIHSCVDFINEAMKLGKEKTKDAIVIEIFQPLYSDSDVAKKVQPYLSKIALAVFNSDR, via the coding sequence ATGCAATTTCAGGTCAATAGAGATGAATATTATCCAAGACTGATCAACCGTTTAAGATCATTTGTCCCTGGATTTCAGACCATATTCGACGAAGAGGATGGAGTATATCTCATCTTAGCAGACTTTTATCAATATATGATGTCAAATATTGATAATAAGCACATCATTCATAGTTGCGTAGATTTTATTAACGAAGCAATGAAGCTTGGAAAAGAAAAAACAAAGGATGCTATTGTGATAGAAATTTTTCAGCCCCTTTATTCCGACAGCGATGTCGCCAAAAAAGTTCAACCATATCTTTCGAAAATAGCATTAGCGGTATTTAATAGTGACCGGTAA
- a CDS encoding DUF6443 domain-containing protein — MRLFRISSRKILRNDIQIYKSVSAQISLRVLILSIVLLAGFMKTALAQMTISGPTCAAAGQTYTYSVSSSYTSGNPTQWEIIGGLIAGTSSSSQNGTGLSSVSVIWNSGSGSVNVHVYSSGNYSASLNVSATAILSPGVINGNSAQTVYKTTPGTISCSAASNGGCPPITYSYQWQQSTDQSTWTNVPGATGQNLSFSGALSANTYYYRRYVLTNAQQSGYSGIAVVNVLAALNGGNASPASQSVLTGAAPAVLSCSMASGGNCNGSYGYQWVNSSNGSTFYPISGATGSSYTPPALTQTMYYQRMVTCGGESVYSTTATVNVYPHLAPGTISSAGSNVNYGESPGTISTTSATGGTCGGNYTYRWQVSTDGNVSFTDISGATGQSYTPGNLTATTGYRCKISCETETVYTGNYTATVYPQLMPGSITTTPQTINYGADAATLASVGTASGGDGAYDYVWQSSPDNATWTNIITATGLTYKPTQLLSTTYFRRSVNSNDAIVYTNSVKITVYPQLLAGTISPASQSINYSTAAAPIASSASGSGGNGTITYLWQISDDGSSWTDISPAVTSNGYAPGTLYATTYFRRVAISNGARAYTAAAIVTVINNQPMAITPSSNMNYIVNSTLRTEVDDVTGITQLSGMNVGSVDVNIQYFDGLGRPIQSVDVKGSKMYKDVVQPIEYDEFGREVKKYLPYALKTGTSNGSYKTDALSSGLGQPNFYSTPISGIPNIPNPYAQTVYESSPLNRVLEQGAPGAAWQPLNAGISTSGHTVKQVYATNNEIAFSGADTVTSRIVPLYMATANPNGSRTLTRGNATDLNYKTGELYVTVSKDENWTNGRGGTTEEYKDKEGHVVLKRTFNYTGAPLTLQMLSTYYVYDDSGNLAYVLTPGSNADVVTPTGAILNNLCYWYRYDERNRLTQKKIPGKGWEFTVYNQLDQPVLTQDSTQRLANQWTVNKYDAFGRVVITGLWNAGSVRTLANLQASIYGGTQADVRDNTITTGITPGYHPTSYPTLSKTLQINYYDDYLFPAKPFNPAVTGTLTNPTGLLTASRTMVLNTVNNSAPDMMWAVHYYDDKGRQRQTTERHYLGGILSASNYDVETVRYNFNNQITRTQRRHFTSSSATVPFVTVNDQYIYDHMGRKIKTWKQITNGDQAADTRTLISQLDYNEVGQLWKKHLHSTDSVNFRQDITYAYNERGWLRTSSAPLFAEELRYNTGVTKFYNGNIAYQFWGVPGNLDKHYTYLYDQLNRLTLGNSTISSGTLANNENSITYDNMGSITAMKRFAGAVLIDQLTYTYGTNSIRLASVNDATTNDLGLKQGTTTYAYDGNGNLTQDSGKGITGISYNLLNLPQTITGKNTTYTYDATGQKLRRVLGTDITDYINGIQYDNSSGSTAIAFIQTEEGRALPKDASTYNYEYTLTDHLGNSRVSFDSFGATATAKQTDDYYPFGMDIKSATIPSLKNNYLYNKKELQENLGWYDYGARFYDPVIARWTSIDPLAEAYRKSTPYNYAANSPVKNIDPNGMAYASTIINPGGTVIDHTDDDDHGVYMDFGDGTKALVGYEDPDKKYKKGDQYTFYDPTKAKNYGGQYLIPASAYNYNQGDMPDKQSQDLEFILNGTDGGDEGVINRWWQILVRDINAPGNQSNVQECDDVATVLLGILGVASPGKLIGTTRSNLLNSAQNSKLRRLIEYTYREGAQVGDGSTMAAYRLEQASGVAVGGRNHTQKIFELRTALTKVWRNRANLSAADRQIVKSMLIQVQHAISGQ; from the coding sequence ATGAGACTTTTTAGAATAAGTTCCCGTAAGATTTTGCGGAATGATATCCAGATATACAAGTCAGTTTCCGCTCAAATTAGTCTTCGCGTGCTGATTTTATCAATAGTGCTGCTTGCCGGTTTCATGAAAACAGCTTTAGCCCAAATGACTATTTCTGGTCCTACATGTGCTGCGGCAGGGCAAACTTATACCTACAGCGTGAGCAGCAGCTACACCTCCGGTAATCCCACCCAATGGGAGATTATTGGAGGTCTAATAGCGGGCACCAGTAGCAGCAGTCAGAACGGAACAGGCCTTTCCTCGGTTTCAGTTATCTGGAATTCAGGATCGGGCAGTGTGAATGTTCACGTCTATAGTTCTGGTAATTACAGCGCCTCGCTAAATGTAAGTGCTACAGCGATACTTTCGCCAGGAGTTATTAACGGCAATAGCGCGCAGACCGTTTATAAAACCACGCCGGGTACCATCAGTTGCAGCGCTGCATCCAACGGTGGATGCCCGCCGATCACCTATAGCTATCAATGGCAGCAGAGCACTGATCAGTCTACCTGGACCAATGTTCCAGGCGCGACGGGGCAGAATTTGAGTTTTTCAGGAGCATTATCAGCGAACACTTATTATTACCGCAGGTATGTGTTAACCAATGCGCAACAAAGCGGCTATTCCGGAATTGCGGTGGTCAATGTCCTGGCGGCGCTGAATGGCGGAAATGCCAGTCCCGCGAGTCAGAGCGTGCTTACCGGAGCGGCACCGGCGGTCTTAAGTTGCTCGATGGCATCAGGCGGGAACTGTAATGGTTCTTATGGATATCAATGGGTAAATTCGAGTAACGGTTCCACATTCTACCCAATATCCGGCGCGACCGGAAGTTCTTATACGCCACCTGCGCTCACACAAACGATGTATTATCAACGGATGGTTACCTGCGGAGGTGAATCAGTTTATTCCACAACTGCCACCGTCAATGTTTATCCGCACCTGGCGCCAGGCACGATCAGTTCTGCCGGGAGCAATGTCAATTATGGAGAAAGTCCGGGTACGATCAGCACAACCTCAGCCACAGGAGGAACCTGCGGAGGTAATTATACCTACCGCTGGCAGGTCAGCACAGACGGCAATGTCAGCTTTACTGATATCAGCGGGGCGACCGGTCAAAGCTATACGCCCGGAAACCTGACGGCGACAACTGGCTACCGCTGTAAAATCAGCTGCGAGACAGAAACGGTTTATACTGGTAATTATACCGCAACAGTTTACCCTCAGCTCATGCCCGGGAGCATCACGACCACTCCCCAGACGATTAACTACGGGGCTGATGCGGCAACGCTGGCAAGCGTGGGTACAGCATCGGGGGGAGACGGCGCATATGATTACGTTTGGCAAAGCTCCCCGGATAATGCTACCTGGACTAATATCATTACGGCGACGGGGCTTACCTACAAACCGACACAGCTATTGTCGACAACCTACTTTCGCAGATCAGTAAACAGCAATGACGCGATCGTTTATACCAATTCAGTCAAGATCACCGTTTATCCCCAGCTGCTGGCCGGAACGATAAGCCCGGCCTCCCAGTCGATCAATTACAGCACAGCTGCAGCCCCGATCGCCAGTTCAGCGTCTGGTTCAGGGGGTAATGGCACCATTACTTATCTTTGGCAGATCTCTGATGATGGCAGTTCCTGGACTGATATCTCACCTGCGGTAACCTCTAACGGATATGCACCAGGAACGCTTTATGCAACAACGTATTTTCGAAGGGTCGCCATCAGTAATGGCGCAAGAGCTTACACTGCAGCTGCGATCGTTACCGTGATCAACAACCAGCCGATGGCTATCACCCCAAGTAGCAATATGAATTATATTGTAAATAGCACCCTACGGACGGAGGTAGATGATGTCACCGGAATAACCCAGCTTTCGGGTATGAATGTCGGAAGCGTTGATGTTAATATACAATACTTTGACGGCCTGGGCCGTCCGATACAATCGGTTGATGTCAAAGGGTCCAAGATGTATAAGGATGTAGTACAGCCGATCGAATATGACGAGTTTGGCAGAGAAGTGAAAAAATATTTGCCCTATGCCTTAAAAACGGGAACGAGCAATGGCAGTTATAAAACGGATGCGCTGTCTTCAGGACTGGGTCAGCCGAATTTTTACTCCACTCCGATATCCGGTATACCCAATATTCCAAATCCTTACGCCCAAACGGTTTATGAATCGTCCCCGCTGAACCGGGTACTGGAACAAGGCGCACCGGGAGCGGCCTGGCAACCGCTGAATGCGGGTATCTCCACTTCGGGGCATACCGTAAAACAAGTATACGCGACGAATAATGAAATAGCATTTTCGGGGGCTGATACCGTAACGAGCAGGATTGTGCCTTTATATATGGCGACAGCCAATCCGAACGGAAGCCGGACGCTTACACGTGGAAATGCGACTGATTTGAACTATAAAACGGGTGAGCTTTACGTAACCGTGAGCAAAGATGAGAACTGGACTAATGGCAGAGGGGGAACAACTGAAGAATACAAGGATAAAGAAGGGCATGTGGTACTTAAACGAACATTTAACTATACAGGAGCACCTTTAACTTTGCAAATGCTGTCAACATATTATGTATACGACGATTCGGGGAATTTGGCATATGTGCTGACACCGGGATCAAATGCCGACGTCGTAACGCCTACAGGAGCGATATTGAATAATTTGTGCTACTGGTACCGCTATGATGAGCGGAACCGGCTGACGCAGAAAAAGATCCCAGGTAAAGGATGGGAGTTTACGGTGTACAATCAGTTGGATCAACCTGTATTGACCCAGGATAGTACCCAAAGGCTGGCTAACCAATGGACAGTGAATAAATATGATGCATTTGGACGAGTAGTCATCACTGGTCTCTGGAACGCAGGCTCCGTGAGAACTTTAGCCAATTTACAGGCCAGCATTTATGGAGGAACACAGGCGGATGTTCGCGACAATACAATCACCACCGGTATCACTCCAGGATATCACCCGACCAGCTATCCGACGCTGAGCAAAACATTGCAGATCAATTACTATGACGATTACCTATTTCCGGCCAAACCTTTTAACCCTGCAGTTACCGGCACGCTGACCAATCCAACCGGATTGCTGACGGCAAGCCGTACAATGGTACTGAACACCGTCAATAATTCGGCGCCGGATATGATGTGGGCGGTACATTATTATGATGACAAAGGCAGGCAAAGACAAACGACGGAGCGCCATTACCTGGGCGGTATACTGAGTGCCTCAAATTATGACGTGGAAACTGTGAGGTATAACTTCAACAATCAGATTACCAGGACACAGCGGAGGCATTTTACCTCATCAAGCGCTACCGTGCCATTTGTAACTGTGAATGATCAATACATCTATGACCACATGGGCAGGAAGATCAAGACCTGGAAGCAGATTACCAATGGCGATCAGGCGGCTGACACCCGTACATTGATCTCCCAACTTGATTATAATGAGGTCGGCCAGTTGTGGAAAAAGCACCTGCATAGTACCGACAGCGTCAACTTCCGGCAAGATATCACCTATGCGTACAATGAACGTGGCTGGCTGAGGACGAGCAGCGCACCGCTTTTTGCCGAAGAACTGCGTTACAATACCGGGGTTACCAAATTTTATAACGGCAATATTGCTTACCAGTTCTGGGGCGTGCCAGGAAACCTGGATAAACATTATACTTATTTGTACGACCAGTTGAACCGATTGACGCTTGGCAACAGTACTATTAGCAGCGGGACATTAGCAAACAACGAGAACAGTATTACCTATGATAATATGGGCAGTATTACGGCGATGAAACGTTTTGCAGGAGCGGTGCTGATCGACCAGCTGACGTATACCTATGGTACAAATAGCATCCGGCTTGCAAGTGTAAATGACGCGACGACAAATGATCTTGGGTTAAAACAGGGGACAACAACCTACGCTTATGACGGAAATGGTAACCTGACCCAGGACAGCGGCAAGGGAATCACCGGTATTTCGTATAATCTTTTGAACCTGCCGCAGACGATCACGGGCAAGAATACAACCTATACCTATGATGCTACAGGACAGAAGCTGAGGCGGGTGCTTGGGACAGATATAACCGACTATATTAATGGCATCCAGTATGACAACAGCAGCGGGAGCACGGCCATCGCTTTTATCCAAACGGAGGAAGGACGGGCATTGCCTAAAGACGCCAGCACGTATAACTACGAATACACTTTAACGGACCACCTGGGTAACAGCAGGGTAAGTTTTGACAGTTTCGGGGCAACAGCTACAGCCAAACAGACGGATGACTATTATCCCTTCGGCATGGATATTAAATCGGCTACGATACCAAGCTTAAAAAATAATTATCTTTATAATAAGAAGGAATTGCAGGAAAACCTGGGATGGTACGATTACGGCGCCAGATTCTATGACCCGGTTATAGCAAGGTGGACAAGCATAGATCCGTTGGCGGAAGCATATAGAAAGTCAACTCCCTATAATTATGCGGCTAATAGCCCAGTTAAAAACATCGACCCCAATGGTATGGCATATGCTTCAACGATTATTAATCCGGGCGGCACTGTTATAGATCATACTGATGACGATGATCATGGAGTTTATATGGATTTTGGAGATGGGACTAAGGCATTGGTTGGCTATGAAGATCCAGATAAAAAATATAAAAAAGGAGATCAATATACCTTTTATGATCCTACAAAAGCAAAAAATTACGGTGGGCAATATTTAATTCCAGCATCTGCCTATAATTACAATCAAGGCGATATGCCCGATAAACAGTCCCAAGATTTAGAATTTATATTAAATGGAACAGATGGGGGTGATGAAGGGGTAATAAATAGATGGTGGCAGATATTGGTGAGAGATATAAATGCTCCTGGAAATCAGTCGAATGTACAAGAGTGCGACGATGTCGCTACTGTTCTTTTAGGAATATTAGGTGTTGCATCGCCGGGTAAATTAATCGGAACTACTCGCTCAAATTTGTTAAATTCAGCACAAAATTCTAAATTGCGCCGTCTTATTGAATATACTTATAGAGAAGGTGCACAGGTTGGAGATGGTAGTACAATGGCAGCGTATCGACTTGAGCAAGCATCCGGTGTCGCTGTTGGTGGGCGCAACCACACGCAAAAAATTTTTGAATTAAGAACTGCTTTAACTAAAGTATGGAGAAACAGAGCTAATCTGTCAGCTGCTGATAGACAAATTGTAAAATCTATGTTAATTCAAGTACAACATGCAATTTCAGGTCAATAG